A section of the Roseivirga sp. BDSF3-8 genome encodes:
- the tnpA gene encoding IS200/IS605 family transposase — protein sequence MSKYRKLSHSFYYCVYHVVWTPKYRHRILRDIVADTLENKIKTICEWKEVKVEELNIQPDHVHLVCSIPPKLSVSDFMGILKGKTAIMMFKNFKSLRRKPYWGNHFWSRGYFVSTVGIDEEKIKRYVKYQEKEDKKEDGDIDIPLFDN from the coding sequence ATGAGCAAGTATCGTAAGCTATCGCATAGCTTTTACTATTGTGTCTATCATGTAGTATGGACCCCGAAGTACCGCCACCGTATACTTCGTGATATTGTTGCAGATACGTTGGAGAATAAGATAAAGACGATATGTGAATGGAAGGAGGTCAAGGTAGAAGAGTTGAACATTCAGCCAGATCACGTTCATTTGGTATGTAGTATACCTCCGAAACTTAGTGTATCAGACTTCATGGGTATTCTCAAGGGTAAGACAGCGATCATGATGTTTAAGAACTTCAAGAGTCTTCGCAGAAAACCCTATTGGGGCAATCATTTTTGGTCACGAGGCTATTTTGTAAGTACGGTAGGCATAGATGAAGAAAAGATAAAGCGGTATGTTAAGTATCAGGAGAAGGAAGATAAGAAAGAGGATGGGGATATAGATATCCCGCTATTCGATAACTGA